In a genomic window of Primulina huaijiensis isolate GDHJ02 chromosome 10, ASM1229523v2, whole genome shotgun sequence:
- the LOC140986389 gene encoding glyceraldehyde-3-phosphate dehydrogenase, cytosolic-like, giving the protein MGKIKIGINGFGRIGRLVARVALQSDDVELVAVNDPFITTDYMTYMFKYDSVHGPWKTHELAVKDSKTLLFGDKPVAVFGSRNPEEIQWGEAGADFVVESTGVFTDKDKAAAHLKGGAKKVVISAPSKDAPMFVVGVNEKDYKPDIDIVSNASCTTNCLAPLAKVLNDKFGIVEGLMTTVHSITATQKTVDGPSMKDWRGGRAASFNIIPSSTGAAKAVGKVLPALNGKLTGMAFRVPTVNVSVVDLTARLEKAASYDEIKAAIKEESEGKLKGILGYTEDDVVSTDFIGDCRSSIFDAKAGIALNGNFVKVVSWYDNEWGYSNRVIDLIRHMATSA; this is encoded by the exons ATGGGAAAAATCAAGATTGGAATCAACG GATTTGGGAGAATCGGACGTCTGGTGGCTAGAGTTGCACTGCAGAGTGATGACGTTGAACTTGTCGCTGTCAATGATCCGTTTATTACCACCGATTATATG ACCTACATGTTCAAATACGACAGTGTTCACGGTCCATGGAAAACACATGAACTTGCAGTTAAGGATTCGAAGACCCTCCTCTTTGGGGACAAGCCGGTGGCAGTATTTGGCTCGAG GAACCCGGAGGAAATCCAATGGGGTGAAGCTGGAGCTGATTTTGTTGTGGAGTCCACTGGAGTTTTCACTGACAAAGACAAGGCTGCTGCTCATTTGAAG GGAGGTGCGAAGAAGGTCGTAATTTCTGCCCCGAGTAAGGACGCGCCTATGTTTGTTGTGGGTGTGAATGAGAAGGATTACAAGCCAGATATTGATATTGTGTCTAATGCTAGCTGCACTACCAACTGCCTTGCCCCGTTGGCTAAG GTTCTCAATGACAAATTTGGGATCGTTGAGGGGTTGATGACCACTGTCCACTCCATTACAG CAACACAGAAGACCGTTGATGGTCCATCGATGAAGGACTGGAGAGGTGGAAGAGCTGCTTCATTCAACATCATTCCTAGTAGCACAGGAGCTGCAAAG GCTGTAGGAAAAGTGCTTCCTGCTCTGAATGGAAAGCTCACTGGCATGGCTTTTCGTGTTCCGACCGTCAATGTTTCAGTTGTTGACCTAACTGCAAGGCTCGAGAAGGCAGCTTCATATGATGAAATCAAAGCTGCGATCAA GGAGGAATCTGAAGGTAAGTTGAAGGGTATCCTAGGATACACAGAAGATGATGTAGTGTCCACCGACTTTATTGGTGACTGCAG GTCGAGCATCTTCGACGCCAAGGCTGGAATTGCTCTAAACGGCAACTTCGTTAAGGTTGTCTCTTGGTACGACAACGAATGGGGTTACAG CAACCGCGTGATCGACTTGATACGTCACATGGCGACGTCTGCTTGA